In the Microbispora sp. ZYX-F-249 genome, one interval contains:
- a CDS encoding immune inhibitor A domain-containing protein → MSRRIRRLAAIVPALGLAAGGLAAAGAAAAPTAGYQPSAKDHYINYAPPRVQGDFTTTEEKVPAKGAKRTAALARAVDQKFASGNPVAARVLAKHEKQAIRTGKNPFDFIYKKAKTTRTAKLLTLLVEFNEQANDDFSGWSHPRTIDDVDDCVTEPPGTKLNGPLHNTIPNPATAAGGGKDNNSMWVADFNTAHYNDMLYSSKGITTRVRPDLKDPRDGKKGIDISGYTMKNMYEEMSKGAYTVTGEAVGWLKVPHSEAWYGAGKCHTYPQDMTGHPDNPRGAAQLAVDAVDALVKSNPNFPWADYDVEDVSDADGDGNFDEPDGVVDHLVLIHAGEDKSGGGGNEGTMALWAHSSDVAGGYTVPGTSIKISNYILQPEDSGVGVFAHEYGHDLGLPDLYDTTGEGDSDVDFWDLMSSGSHSGPIFQSMPTHMGLWDKWVLGWANPKVIEQGGKSQLVAVGQTSRTPKGTEDGVRINLPDKLNIMSTPHSGANMWWSNSDQDWADNKLARTLDVPAGSDVKFRWWSDWDIEADWDYGFFEVSADGGATWTEQKVFNEDGSLASTGDDYTDPNGRLKDYGGKKYGVTGVSAGWQHLYVDLAPFAGKSVQIRLRIATDAASVHRGWFNDDFSLTNGATAVWSDDVEGGANGWTAVKGTFTDTTGGGWIIHSGQEQAAQYYLAEWRNFDGFDKGLQYAYDTTWLRDGAWKVEKVKYNAPGLLVWYRDTSRANNDVAGTAFDMPSVGPKGELLIVDSHFDPLRRTGVAAEKDPSVLKNLPSRPQSSNAAFNFVGTYPFKECVEGEPFTEYCTSFGKQAAVTAFTDAKGWYPGLEIHDDGSLYYRQRDSSAVVPSKDNQPYTTRIVNADGTPAKDLYGTDLGDGVILGTGNPGDEGKQLGVQISLVSPLPSDMGALVKITPAKK, encoded by the coding sequence TTGTCCAGAAGAATCCGGCGTCTCGCCGCGATCGTGCCCGCGCTCGGGCTGGCGGCAGGAGGTCTGGCTGCGGCCGGTGCGGCTGCGGCGCCCACGGCGGGCTATCAGCCCTCCGCCAAGGACCACTACATCAACTACGCGCCGCCGCGTGTGCAGGGCGACTTCACCACCACCGAGGAGAAGGTCCCCGCCAAGGGCGCCAAGCGGACGGCCGCGCTGGCGCGGGCCGTCGACCAGAAGTTCGCGAGCGGCAACCCGGTCGCGGCGCGTGTGCTGGCCAAGCACGAGAAGCAGGCGATCAGAACCGGGAAGAACCCCTTCGACTTCATCTACAAGAAGGCGAAGACGACCCGCACCGCGAAGCTGCTCACGCTGCTGGTCGAGTTCAACGAGCAGGCCAACGACGACTTCTCGGGCTGGTCGCACCCGAGGACGATCGACGACGTCGACGACTGCGTCACCGAGCCGCCCGGCACGAAGCTGAACGGGCCGCTGCACAACACGATCCCCAACCCCGCGACCGCCGCCGGTGGGGGCAAGGACAACAACTCGATGTGGGTGGCGGACTTCAACACCGCCCACTACAACGACATGCTCTACAGCTCGAAGGGGATCACGACCCGGGTCCGTCCGGACCTGAAGGATCCCCGGGACGGCAAGAAGGGCATCGACATCTCCGGCTACACCATGAAGAACATGTACGAGGAGATGTCGAAGGGCGCCTACACCGTCACCGGTGAGGCCGTCGGCTGGCTGAAGGTGCCGCACTCCGAGGCGTGGTACGGCGCGGGCAAGTGCCACACCTACCCGCAGGACATGACCGGCCACCCGGACAACCCGCGCGGCGCCGCCCAGCTCGCGGTCGACGCGGTGGACGCGCTCGTGAAGTCGAACCCGAACTTCCCGTGGGCGGACTACGACGTCGAGGACGTCTCCGACGCGGACGGCGACGGCAACTTCGACGAGCCCGACGGCGTCGTCGACCACCTCGTGCTGATCCACGCCGGTGAGGACAAGTCGGGCGGCGGCGGCAACGAGGGCACGATGGCCCTGTGGGCCCACTCCAGCGACGTCGCCGGCGGCTACACGGTCCCGGGCACCAGCATCAAGATCTCCAACTACATCCTCCAGCCGGAGGACTCCGGCGTGGGCGTGTTCGCCCACGAGTACGGCCACGACCTCGGCCTGCCGGACCTGTACGACACCACCGGCGAGGGCGACTCCGACGTCGACTTCTGGGACCTGATGTCGAGCGGCTCGCACTCCGGGCCGATCTTCCAGTCGATGCCGACCCACATGGGCCTGTGGGACAAGTGGGTGCTCGGCTGGGCCAACCCGAAGGTCATCGAGCAGGGCGGCAAGTCCCAGCTCGTCGCGGTCGGCCAGACCTCGCGCACGCCGAAGGGCACCGAGGACGGCGTCCGGATCAACCTGCCGGACAAGCTGAACATCATGTCCACCCCGCACAGCGGGGCGAACATGTGGTGGTCCAACAGCGACCAGGACTGGGCCGACAACAAGCTGGCCAGGACCCTCGACGTCCCGGCCGGGTCGGACGTGAAGTTCCGGTGGTGGAGCGACTGGGACATCGAGGCCGACTGGGACTACGGCTTCTTCGAGGTCTCCGCCGACGGCGGCGCCACCTGGACCGAGCAGAAGGTCTTCAACGAGGACGGCAGCCTCGCCAGCACCGGTGACGACTACACCGACCCCAACGGCCGCCTGAAGGACTACGGCGGCAAGAAGTACGGCGTCACCGGGGTCAGCGCCGGCTGGCAGCACCTGTACGTCGACCTGGCGCCGTTCGCCGGGAAGTCCGTCCAGATCCGCCTGCGCATCGCCACCGACGCGGCGTCCGTGCACCGCGGCTGGTTCAACGACGACTTCTCGCTGACCAACGGCGCCACCGCGGTCTGGTCCGACGACGTCGAGGGCGGCGCCAACGGCTGGACGGCCGTCAAGGGCACGTTCACCGACACCACCGGCGGGGGCTGGATCATCCACTCCGGTCAGGAGCAGGCGGCGCAGTACTACCTGGCCGAGTGGCGCAACTTCGACGGGTTCGACAAGGGCCTGCAGTACGCCTACGACACGACCTGGCTGCGCGACGGCGCGTGGAAGGTCGAGAAGGTCAAGTACAACGCTCCCGGCCTGCTCGTCTGGTACCGCGACACCTCCCGCGCCAACAACGACGTCGCGGGCACCGCGTTCGACATGCCGTCGGTGGGCCCGAAGGGTGAGCTCCTCATCGTGGACTCGCACTTCGACCCGCTGCGCCGTACGGGCGTCGCCGCGGAGAAGGACCCGAGCGTCCTGAAGAATCTCCCGTCCCGCCCGCAGTCGTCCAACGCGGCGTTCAACTTCGTCGGCACCTACCCGTTCAAGGAGTGCGTCGAGGGCGAGCCGTTCACCGAGTACTGCACCTCGTTCGGCAAGCAGGCCGCGGTCACGGCGTTCACGGACGCCAAGGGCTGGTACCCCGGCCTGGAGATCCACGACGACGGCAGCCTCTACTACCGCCAGCGTGACTCCTCGGCCGTCGTCCCGTCCAAGGACAACCAGCCGTACACGACGAGGATCGTGAACGCGGACGGCACTCCGGCGAAGGACCTGTACGGCACCGACCTCGGCGACGGCGTCATCCTCGGCACCGGCAACCCCGGCGACGAGGGCAAGCAGCTCGGCGTGCAGATCTCGCTGGTCAGCCCGCTGCCGTCGGACATGGGCGCGCTCGTGAAGATCACGCCCGCCAAGAAGTAA
- a CDS encoding FAD-binding oxidoreductase, with translation MTELTSALAAALPDGRVLTDPDVTGAYAGDRTFVPPGRPLGVVLAQSRDDVVATMRWASEHRVPVVPRGAGTGLAGGAIAADGCVVLSLARMTAIRELSPQDEIAVVEPGVITADLDRAAREHGLMYAPDPSSYEISTIGGNLATNAGGLRCVKYGVTRDSTLGLEVVLADGRVLTTGRRTMKGVTGYDLTGLFVGSEGTLGVITAATLRLRPAPRETATVAAEFTSLRDAAAAVAAIVAAGCQPSLLELMDRTTLQAIDDWKNIGLEPSTRAMLIAQAEGPPDEMAARMADLCAAASFVAVSSTPEEAAELIGLRRLAYQAKERLGQCLVEDVCVPRSVLPEMITTIEEAAVRHKVMIATVAHAGDGNVHPVFVFDRGLTEPPAEVWAAADEVFRAALDLGGTLTGEHGVGLLKKRWLELETGPVAAELHQGIKQVFDPLNILNPGKAI, from the coding sequence GTGACCGAGCTGACCTCCGCGCTCGCCGCTGCACTGCCGGACGGGCGTGTCCTCACCGATCCCGACGTCACCGGCGCGTACGCCGGCGACCGCACGTTCGTGCCGCCGGGCAGGCCGCTCGGAGTGGTCCTGGCGCAGTCGCGCGACGACGTCGTGGCCACGATGCGCTGGGCGAGCGAGCACCGCGTGCCGGTGGTCCCGCGCGGCGCGGGCACCGGGCTCGCCGGCGGAGCGATCGCCGCCGACGGCTGCGTCGTCCTGTCGCTCGCACGGATGACCGCGATCCGCGAGCTGTCGCCGCAGGACGAGATCGCGGTCGTGGAGCCCGGCGTCATCACCGCCGACCTCGACCGGGCGGCCCGCGAGCACGGCCTGATGTACGCCCCCGACCCCTCGTCGTACGAGATCTCGACCATCGGCGGCAACCTGGCGACGAACGCGGGCGGCCTGCGGTGCGTGAAGTACGGCGTGACCCGCGACTCCACGCTCGGGCTCGAGGTCGTGCTGGCCGACGGCCGCGTGCTCACCACCGGCCGGCGCACGATGAAGGGCGTGACCGGCTACGACCTGACCGGCCTGTTCGTGGGGTCGGAGGGGACGCTCGGCGTGATCACCGCCGCGACGCTGCGGCTGCGGCCGGCGCCGCGCGAGACGGCCACGGTCGCCGCCGAGTTCACCTCGCTGCGCGACGCCGCCGCGGCCGTGGCGGCGATCGTCGCCGCGGGCTGCCAGCCGTCGCTGCTCGAACTGATGGACCGCACGACCCTCCAGGCCATCGACGACTGGAAGAACATCGGGCTCGAGCCGTCCACCAGGGCGATGCTGATCGCCCAGGCCGAGGGCCCGCCGGACGAGATGGCGGCCCGGATGGCGGACCTGTGCGCGGCCGCCTCGTTCGTCGCGGTCTCGTCCACCCCGGAGGAGGCGGCCGAGCTCATCGGCCTCAGGCGCCTGGCCTACCAGGCCAAGGAGCGGCTGGGCCAGTGCCTGGTGGAGGACGTGTGCGTGCCCCGCTCGGTGCTCCCCGAGATGATCACAACGATCGAGGAGGCCGCGGTCCGGCACAAGGTCATGATCGCGACGGTCGCGCACGCGGGGGACGGCAACGTCCACCCGGTGTTCGTGTTCGACCGCGGTCTCACCGAGCCGCCGGCGGAGGTCTGGGCCGCGGCCGACGAGGTCTTCCGCGCCGCGCTCGATCTCGGCGGGACGCTGACCGGCGAGCACGGCGTCGGCCTGCTGAAGAAGCGCTGGCTCGAACTGGAGACCGGTCCGGTGGCCGCCGAACTCCACCAGGGCATCAAGCAGGTGTTCGATCCACTGAACATCCTTAACCCCGGTAAAGCCATCTGA
- a CDS encoding diacylglycerol/lipid kinase family protein, which produces MRSKADHTAAIHRERRAAVVVNTKSRRGRRRYAEVVRLLQDRDFRLTGVHPVTDPSRLRDVITRALEPQPDLLVVGGGDGTLSSSVKHVAGRDVALGVLPLGTTNNFARSLGLPLDLAGAVGVFTDGKVADIDLGVCGDRPFANLASFGVSVEVAGTVRPWLKRLLGRAAYPLTALTILPGHRPFRAYITVDGKRHELLTHQLNIANGRFHGGWQIARDVSIDNRKLVAYQLGSGKRLRLLGETLVRATTGRWTSLAGGPFVTGQEMLLETEPPMAADIDGEVRLRTPLVLRTIPNGVRVMVPQSFEDT; this is translated from the coding sequence GTGCGGAGCAAGGCGGATCACACGGCTGCCATCCACCGGGAGCGGCGGGCCGCCGTCGTCGTGAACACGAAATCGCGGCGAGGCCGCCGCCGCTACGCCGAGGTGGTGCGGCTGCTGCAGGACCGGGACTTCCGGCTCACCGGCGTCCACCCGGTCACCGACCCGTCCCGGCTGCGCGACGTGATCACCCGGGCGCTCGAGCCGCAGCCCGATCTGCTCGTGGTCGGCGGCGGCGACGGCACGCTGAGCAGCTCGGTCAAGCACGTGGCCGGCCGCGACGTCGCCCTCGGCGTGCTGCCGCTGGGCACCACCAACAACTTCGCCCGCAGTCTCGGGCTGCCGCTCGACCTCGCCGGGGCGGTCGGCGTGTTCACCGACGGCAAGGTGGCCGACATCGACCTCGGTGTCTGCGGCGACCGGCCCTTCGCCAACCTCGCGAGCTTCGGCGTCTCGGTCGAGGTGGCGGGCACCGTCAGGCCGTGGCTCAAGCGGTTGCTCGGCCGGGCGGCCTACCCGCTGACCGCGCTCACCATCCTGCCCGGGCACCGGCCGTTCCGCGCGTACATCACGGTGGACGGCAAACGCCACGAGCTGCTGACCCACCAGCTCAACATCGCCAACGGCCGCTTCCACGGCGGGTGGCAGATCGCCAGGGACGTCAGCATCGACAACCGCAAGCTGGTGGCCTACCAGCTCGGCTCGGGCAAGCGGCTGCGGCTGCTGGGGGAGACGCTCGTCCGGGCGACCACCGGCAGGTGGACCAGCCTCGCGGGCGGGCCGTTCGTCACCGGCCAGGAGATGCTGCTGGAGACCGAGCCGCCCATGGCCGCCGACATCGACGGCGAGGTGCGGTTGCGCACCCCGCTCGTGCTCAGGACCATCCCGAACGGCGTCCGCGTGATGGTCCCGCAGAGCTTCGAGGACACCTGA